The DNA region GTCTGTTTTCAAGCCTATCCCAGCTTTTACTTTCCCCCACAGAGCTTGAGCTTTCTTGGGTCTcccgtgtgtgtgcacacagccTCCCATTCAACCAGGGATGTGTGGAAGCTCTCTGGTTCTCTCTTCCAGGAGTTCCTTGGTAAATTTCTACAGAGTCCACTGGTCTGCCACCTGCCCCAAGTGGGACTTCAGCCTCAGGCTAATAAAGTTGTGGGCTTTCCCCATTCATTTCCTATCGAGTTTGCTATTTTTACAGACAAGGCCATTGCACACGGGTATTTCACCTTTCCCTCCAGATCAAGCCCAACAATGAAGCTGCTAGTTTTTAGAGACACCTTCACCCTGGTAGCACTACAAGCTGGGGATGAGGGGGGAAATGGAAGCAGCTCCAGGCAAAATACTCAGTGTTTTTTCCTGAAGTTCAGCAGTTTTTCCATAAATAGAtgcttctcaatttttttttttatttacttgcCTTTTGTCAACTTCCAGCGCCCTGAAATGGCTGGTTTAGACAATTTTGTCCTGTTTTATAGTTGCCTGACACTTTGCCAGAAATATCCAGGCATTACTGAACCTTTCAGCCTTGGACACAGCTTGGGATCCAGACTCTACCCTACCAGCTACAGCCCCAGTGGGTGAATCAGCCTTCTGTAAATGAAGCTCTCCATTCAAAGCAGACCTCGCTCTGCTGGGGACGGAAGGCTCAGTGTCATGCAGCTTTGGGGCTGAGCTTGCAGGACCAGAACTCAATACGTAACCAGCAGGCTGATCCCTGCATCCTCCGACATCACTCCCCTGCCTCATTCCAAAGTACCCACTTTATCAATGGGTGCTCACGACTGCAGATGGGCTACGTCCTAGTCTCTACATCTTCCATCAGAGAGGTCATGAGAAATGTCATCTTTCACATAGTTCAATCTGTACAATGGATCAGATCACTGGTGGAATTGCACCATTAACCTTTAACTTTTCCAGGGACCAAAGTAGGGAGGGTGTGAATAGGACAGTAGACAGGGCTTGTGGGCTCAGCTCTGGTCCTGTTTCCACCAACTGACCTCCAAGTGCTGGCCCCTACACCCCCACCAGATCCTCTGCATGGAGGGGATCTAGGTAAGCAGGCTGATTCTGGGCCTCCACAACTACAACCAGCATTTATCCTCTATAGGCTCCACACATTTTgattcattgaatcctcacaagaaccctaGGAAGTAAACACTATTATCAATccttatttttacagatgaaaaaaaatggtGGCAGAGTATAAATGAAACTTGCCCAAGGATCCCCAAGAGAAAAGTTGGCAGtgacagaatttgaacccagacaatCCGGTTCCTAATCCTAAACCCAAGCTCCTAAACACCGTGTTCTCTTGCCTCACCATATGCTACCATCTGTCGATGACCTGGTCACTATTATTGCTGGCACTAGGACAGTGCTTTTGAAATTGCAGGCTGCCTTTAAGTTGGCCATGCAATCAATTTCGTGGTTAAGCCCGGTTTTTCAATTAAATAGAAGAAACTAAGAATTTTAAACATCAATGCGTGTTATGTGTGGTGAGGGTGGTTTTTATTTCATGAAATTTGTTTGTTATAAACATCCTTTTCAGCCATCAGTTCTCAAATACTTCAGCAAATGACAGGAACCCATTGCAAAGGCAATACCACTGTTGACGGAAGACTAGAGCTTAGAGATCTCTTTGCTTTGTTAGTTCTCACCTACCAAAGGTAACCAGAGGTGACCCACTAGCCTTGCTCTTGGACACCCTCCACAGCACactgttaaaataaatgtttccagAGCGCCACGCACTGTTCGAGGTGCTTTGTTAACCTGCTCCTGgggattccctggaggtccagtggttaggactccgtgctttcactgtcgagggcccgggttcaatctctggtcagggaactaagatgccacaagctgcacagtgtggccaaaaatgacccaaacaaaacgaaaaaacctCAGTCCTCACTGCATTCAAGTGGGTActgttatccttattttacagatgaggaaacaggcacagagaggttaagccactCAGTCAAAGTTACGTGGCCCGTCGGAGTTGGAGCCAGGGTTTGGACCTGCCACGCCGATTCCAGTCCTGAGAACGCCCTTCCTGGACCAGACGGCGCTGCAGCATCTCCCTGCAGAGCCTGTGGCCTGCCACGCCTGTGTGGTCACCCCGTCAGCAGCCTGGAGGAATCTTGTCTTCAGGTGGGAAGACAAATCCCTGTAGGACTCCCATCCTCCACCCCGTAATAAGCCAGGGCCCCAGGAGTACAGTCTCTGCCCTCCGCATGGAATGCTCCAGACCAGGATTCCCCCTTTGTGTGTGCCTTCAAAGCACACCTCTTTCAAGATGGCTGCTGCGACCACCACAGCCGAGGTGTCACGGCCATCATCCTCATCCAGGTAACCCTCTTTATCTCATCACTGGCTGCCAtgagattataaatatatttctgtgtGTATGGACTGTCTCCCCCACCAGAAGGAAGTACCAGAGGGCAGGCATTTTGTCTATGTGCTGCTGTGCCTCTAGCTCCTAGATAGATGATGGCACATATGAAGAAGCACCATCTCCAACTGGACTTGTGGGCTGGGTCCATGTCAGATTTTACAGATGGTAGGGAAGGAAGATGCGAGCTCTTATTCTCCAAGGGCTTCTGCATCGCGATGGAAACACCACACACAAACCTCCGAGTCCGAGGACGGAGCAGCGTTCCACGCACTAGAGACGGCAGGACGAGGCGAAGGAGGTAGAAGCAAAAGCTCGTTGAGGTGTCCCGTCCTCAGCACTGTCCTGTCCCACAGAGCACCCAGAGGCTGGCCCCTACGGCCCGGCCCCTGCTGGAGagcgagggagggaagagccacaGAGCCCCTGCCCACTGGGAAAGGGAAAAATTCACGTTAGTGAACATGACTGCCCGTTACAAATGCGGAGGATGCATTTCCTGGCAAAAAGAGGCCTGGGCCCATGCGGGGGCTCTGTGCCGGGAAGTCAGAGCCGGCTTCTGGAGACCCGGGCTGAGTGCACACGGAGGGCGTGTGTATAAGCAAGAATAAACTCCCATCCCCATGCGGATGCTCCTCATGCTCTGTATTACATCCTCCTTCCGGGCAGGAGTTGGGTCAGCTCTGCGAGCACTTGTTGGTCCAATACACTAAAAGAGGTTTGTACTCTCAGGAAGAAGACCCGTGTGCTTGGTGAGACCCAGAAGGATACCACTGCCCGCCCCTCATCCTGACGACGGGTGACACTTGGACAGAACAGCTTACAAAACACCCCCAATTACTTACCGCATGTGTTCATCCCTTAGAAAACACCCATCAGACAGAAGGAAATGGAGACACAGcaaattcagattttttattcTGGAAAGCACATGTGCACTTAtttcaaacacagaaaattaatCTGGGAGTGAATGCCGTAACAGATCAGCTACTGACCATCATGCAGCAAGGTAAGTGAAATGGATTCGCTGGCCCTCGAAACCCCACAGTGCCTGCAGGAGGGTTGAAAAACTAGGATGCTGAATCCCTACGTACTGCCAAAGAAAACGCAACCGAAGTGGCAGGTTCCTAATGACGAGAAAAACTTACAGATAGAATCAAAACTGATTCAAGTCATACAGTgaaaggacaaaaggaaaaaggaaagagatcaATATGATCTGAAACAACCATTTTAATAGTAAGTTGCTGACCTTTTATTGGACTCTGGTCCAAGATGCCTGAGGATGAGCCAGTGTGCCTGCACGGGGTCACCCCTGAATGGCAGACAGGCCCTGTCTGTGACACTCTTCTCATCCTGAGGCCCCCCCAGCAAGAGACAGCAGAGGACGAGGCCTTGTCTGCTAGTGCCCAGATAGTAACAGGTCCTCTGGACTTGCTGAGGGTCAGTGGGCCCAGGCCCCATGggctcccctcctccctttgTACACCTGGCTGACGCTGGGTTTCCGGAAGATCTCTGAGAATCACCTGCGTGGGAGAATGCTGGATTTTAAAGTGAGTGACCTGACCTCATGACAAGTCGTACCATCCAGGCATTTTTGGCACTTCCTTTCCTCATGCCTAACAGTGTCCCTGCTCCCCTGGCTACAGATGCCAGCCAGTCCCTGTGATTAAAACAAGGGCCATTAATGTTAGCAACAAGTTGGATTGAACAAACCAGTGACACTGACTTTTTTCACCTGTCTTCCTTTTATATTACTCTGCCAGTTCTAAATCTATTCCTGTAACGCTACTTCATTGGGATTTTATTAATTCAGTAGCAGCTTCCTCTAAAATCTGTTGGTCTTAGTGATACTGATGTTTCTAATAGGCCAAGCCAAATGGCTCTTTCTCAATCTTGTCTCAAAGTCTctaaagagaaaactaaattaaCCGGTTAGCCATGCATCATGTAAGCAACTCATATCATAAAAAAACTGGATAGACAAGTATGATTACTGCGCTTGAAACGTactaaaaggaaacaaaggatTAACATATCAGGTTACTACGatgattattttaataacaaCCTTCAGTAAAAGCCCACAAATGTTTTCCATTTAAGAATGCCtggatattaaaagaaaacacaaaaagccTGGGATAAAATGTTCTAGGCCAATGTATTTCAGAGTGCAGGGCTGGCTCTAACTTAGAACAGAGTACAGACCTGGAGTTAAGAGACAGAAGAGCTGGCAGTCGTGCCCAAGGTTTTAGCTGCCTGTCTGCTAGAACACGGCTTGGGAGGACACAGAGGTCATTAATGGCTATGAGTTAAGGCAAAAagctattaagaaaaagaaaaatggtaagaATACAAGTAACAAGAAAGAGCTGGAACAGATGCACAACTGTTTTCAAATGAAGATGGTTTGGAAGGAAAACAGGGATAAAGGAATTAGATCATCAAAATgttataggaaagaaaaatgcttttGGTTTTCCCGATAAATGGCAAATCAGAATTGCTTGCCTTCAAATTTCACAGGCATCGTTTTCTTAATGTTACTGATCTACCACTGGTTGCCATTTCCTTCTGAGAATGTTAAttgcataaaaataaatgcaaaaaaaacaaaaaacacccaggAACGACAACCCACTCCCTcttcaaagaaaacaagaaaccCTGTTATAACTATTAGACCGACTCATCACCCTCTCTTTCCATACTGTCATCTGCATTCCAGAAGAGAACAGCTCGTTTTCACTCCAGAGCCGTGTGTACTTCATTTTTAAGCCCTTTTGAGTGAGGAAGCTGTTTTAACTTTTATAATGGAGGGAAGGgacaacagagaagaaaaagacagtgGAACACTCTGTGCCAACTCAACTCAAACAAGACCAAATTCCTCACTGCCCACGTGGAAAATGAAACTTAAATATGTACCATGTAGgtgacttttaaatatttaactttttactCAAGATAAAAGCACAAATCTGTCTTAATTAGAGTAGTATTAAAATGTGACTATTTTTtcttcaaaggaaaaaacaacttaGAAAGATAGGTATGTTTCCTTGCaagcaaaatggagaaaaaggtATTACTGTTGTTACTATAATTATTAAGCCACAGACACATAAAATCCACAAAATGGATTGGGGTGGCTTTGGAAATGCAGTATCGTATCAAAGGTGCAGACTGTTTCGAACATTCTGTACAGATCGGGCTGAAACAAGAACCAAAGCAAACCTCAACCCCACCAGCAGTGAAGCGCCTCTGGGACCCTGGGAAAGACATCATGGCCTGCTCCGACGGCGAGGTCACGAATCCTCTCCGGCGCTACTCAGGATCATCCTGCCAAGTCTGCAGGTGAGGCTGAAGGGTTCTGGCGGCGCCCAGTGCGAAGCACGTGCATCATTGGACCAATTTCTGAACagattttttataaatatatacaaatcagtTACAGGCACTTGAAATGTCTTTGGCTGGAATAACCCAACATTGCAAGATAAtgtattcacagagtgtccagGCCCAGGCTGGGTTCAGCAGGCAATGATTAtggttctctgtctctctcagaaAATGGCAGCTGTGGGATTAGGCATCAGCCAAAGCCACCTAGAAGAGAGTAAGACGGCAAGCCAGTCACACAGCAAAGCCTGGATAACTCGGCCCCACCAGCACTCTCACCAGGTTCTGGTCCTATCCCAAACCCAGGGAGCCACACCGCACACATCTATCAGTCAGGGGACAACTATTAAACCCCTAAGAAAATAGACCTCATCTAGGAGGGAATGAATAGAAATCTGAGCCTCCTGCAAGACGCAGCTGACCCTGCAGAACCACTGTGCTGCAATACAGTGTTACGTGTCTGGAAGCCCGATGAGCATTCTGGGAGGTGACTTCTCAAGCTCGCAGAATTGGAGGGGAGGCAGCCCTCAGGGTCAGCCGCTCGCCAGTGGGGATCTGAGAACACTTTTTTCCCGGCTGAGGCCTGGGTATATGGTTGAAGATGCAACACCATAACTGAGGCTGAGGGGAGATGACTGCTGATAAAAAGACAGGAAGTAATTTCTCTGGAGGAAATGAATCACCCACAATAAATGGAATAAGGACTTTCTGGTGCAATGCTGGGTCAGACCCCACCCACTGCTCACCTTCTCAGGACAAAATTCAGGATTGCTCTGACGCAGTTTGCTGGGTCTGCCCTTGATAACCGCATAGCAAAACATCGTTATCACCATCACGAAGAGGAAGTAACTGGTGTGCATGAGGTGCAAGTTTATTAATGAGCGGTCATCCTAAACAAAGAGAATAAACCAGAAACATCTGCACTGAGTTACTGAGGATTTTAATGCTGGGCTCCTGGAATCAGGGTGCACAACTTCCAGACTTGCCTCAACTATCAATTCTCACATGGGAATTGACAGTTAAACTATTAAAACTGGAGCTTGTTAAGTGAAGCTCAACTATTAAAGCTGGAGCTTGTTAAGTGAAGACAGGGTGTTCCCGACACCACCCATACCTTCCCTTGCTAAGGCAGTCCTCTGCCCgaaccgccccccccacccccgcccctgacAAGGCCCCAGAGTCTTTAACCCCTGCTCTTCTCTTTATGTCCTCCTGCTCTGACAGCCCTCAGGCTGCATGGCTGACAGCCCAAGCCTGTGTTCGTAACTCCTCCCCTGAGAGGCTGCGTCCTGCTTGGGCCTTTCCCCACCTGGACAAGCCCCTGGCTGGAAACGCCGAGGCCGGCCTTGGCTCACTCCTCCTTGATGGCCCATAGGCAATCAGCCACCAGGCCGTTATTGAGTTATTGAGATCCCAGCCAGGCCCCCACTCCTGTTCCTTCTCACAGCTCCAGGCCTCAGGCACCATCCCATTTACACGCATCAGTTGGGCAGACCAGTCTTCCTGACACACTGCTCTACAAATTCCCTAGAGCCCAAACTCAGGCAGTGATGGCCTCGTCTGAGGAGAAAGTCTAAACACCTCAGCGAGGCACAAAGGGCCTTCTGgagcctggcccctgcccaccaTACAGCCTGATCCCCACTGCTCGCTCCTGCAGGCCCCTGGTATACCACTGTCCACAACTTGATAAAAACGAGGCATAAGAAAAGAGAAGGAccaggcaaaaagaaaaatccacctGGCATATACGGACAGAAGAAAAGAGGATTTACAAAAATTCAGTGCAGTCTGCTAAAAGTGGGCTCAAGTCTGAGCAGCAAACTAAACTAGCAAATCATCCACTAGTCCGGAGTACAGTGCCTTCTGCCCATTTCCTCCTTGCAAAGTAAAATCCTACACAGGCATCAATATCTAGCCAGAGTCATCTCCTCCTACTGACTTCTGCCTTTCTGAATTCTGAACTATTTATTGCTCAGACTGACACTAACCAAATACGCTTCAGTGAGTGGCTGCCTGGATGAGTAAGACTGACCCAGCCTCTGCTGTAGCCCCAGGTTAGGCACAAagcagtgctcaataaatacctgctGTTGAACAAAGCggaaaacaaagaacagaagcaattTTCTTAACCCAATGGGCGGCATGTTTTTCCAAGTCTCCAGCACTCCACCTGGTCTCCCAACCCAGCTGGACAGCTAGAATGGCAGGGGCTAAGCTAACCCAAGGAGGTAAACAGGGCCTGCTCTAACAGTtcctggacacacacacatgacTGTTCTCACTTACATCTGGAACAATAACTGTAAGCTTGGGATTTAAAGCATGATAGACTTTTCCAATGGCCCCCTTGTAACACCAGAAAGGATTGTAGTCTTGAGCATATTTTGTGTTGGCATCTCTGGCAGTTGTGAAGATCTTGTACCAGAGCGTGGCGTTGCTGTACGTGTCAGGAGTACAGTGCGGCGGCTGTCTGCAGGAGAAGACGGGGCAAGACACATGCTCAGTGGCCTTGAGACATTTACTTGTGTCTCAGCCACCGGCGCTGGCATAGCACCAAGCAGAGCCACACGTGTGGAAGGGAGAAATAAGAAACATATTTTCTTGAGATAAATACCATTATATTTTtagttcagtgatttttaaaaaaaaaattaatagacacataaagaataagaaataggCATCCGGCACTTAGGAGTCTGGGTGTTAGACTTCTGCCTTCAGAATTCAACCCATGTCCTCTCGTATATGATGTGGCCAGAGAAGGACTCGCTCCTTTTAAGCCCATTTTCTCAAATTATCTAAACTCTTAGTCACAACTGGAAGTTTTACATACAAAGTTCTCTATCAGATATTACAACCAACAGCAAATAATGCTTAACTTGTCCTACAAACCTCCaaatgtctaaaatagataaatcccaggataattattttaaaaggatgcACCCTAAGATTCTTTTAAATAGGCTACATCTTGTGTATTTCATGTAATTATAGGTCATTATCTCCTTTCCAGAGAAAGGAGAGGCAAGAAAAGCCTTAAAGGCAAAGCGGTTACACTGACAGCTGCTCaaaaaaaatatgaagcaaaagTTTCAGAAACAGTAACTATCAGTAACTATATCACGGAAAATAAGGTTCAATTTAtactatcaatttaaaaaataactcttcCTGGATAATGGAGATGAACAAAACCTTTATCTTTCAGGAGCCTTAAAGGTCATTATGGTCACAGGATCAGCTCTTATTCCATCTTTCCTGTGGCTTCTTCTACCAACAGGAAAGGCCACCTAAAACTTACACACAACAACCAGATGCTTTCACAACCTTGTCGAAACACGAACCCTGATACTTCTATGCAGAAGTTTTACCTTTAGAAAACCAAATTAAACAAACAATCCTATAGACAGGTCCCAGTGATGACAATTCTACAAAGTAACACGATGCAAGCTGTCCTGAGAATTTGCTCAGGCATCCCAGTCACGTTTACGGTAAATGGAGCTTCTTATGCACATCCACTGGGGTCAGGAAAGTACTTACACGGTGACGGGGAACACACCAGGGTGGGCTGTGAGGGTCATGCAGGCTGTGAACACCACCTGCTCACAGTGGCCGTGAAGGGCGCAGTCGTCCGAGCTCCAGGCTGTGGGCAGGGTAAAGGTAATGTTTATCTCCTCGTGGGCTTCTCTGCCTGGAAAGAGAAATTGGTTTTTTGTTAAGTAAAGCGAGaattcatacatttattattcTCTGGAATCTGAATGAATCCTGACATCAAACCCACCCAGGAACCACCTATCAGCCCACTGAAGTGGGACCCCTGCTTTTGTGGGGCTTCAGGAATAACAGCAGTTCCGAGCCAGACTCTGAGGCCTGCTCACCTGGCAGAGCCACAAAATGGCAAACAGAGAGGGGTCACTTTCAGCCAATGCCTGGAGTTGCCACGCAAGGGCCCAAGCCATGCCTGAGTGGGAAGGCTGGGGCTGGGTAAGTCATCACCATTGTTACAGCTTTCGTACAGCACTCTTACCATTTTCAAACTGCTTTTATATGTACTACTTCACTTAAAATGCACCACTATCCTACGAACATGACCAAAGAAGTGttactgttcccattttacatacGAGTAGACTGAGAATCAGACGGCTGAACAGACTTAAGAAAGGTCATGAGACGGGTGAGTGATGAAGCGTAAATGAATAAGGTATTCGAACGTCACAGCGGAAGGAAGAGGTCCACTTGCTACGTGGAAAACCCAGATGTCACCCTTACCTCCTTACATGGGAACAGCTCTCACCTGGTACAGCCAACAGGAGGCTGGCGGGCACTCCCAAGTTCCTTCAAGGACTTTAAAAGGTTCTTGATAACCAAACCAAAGATGATTCTTCCAAGGCCCAATCCTCTGGCACAAAGCCTTTCCTGATTATTCCAGCTGCTACTACTTTCCAACCTTCTCCTGAATCACCTACAATCACCTGAATCACCTACAGTCTGTCATGGGTTTAGTACTAGTCCAAGGGCAGTGCTCAATGTTTCAtaggtgtttatttttaatattatttaacaaGCATTTATATAGCATTTCCTTTGTGCCAGGAACTATTTTACGTGCTTGATGAATATTAACTCACGTTATGCTTGTCTCTTCCATATCCCAAAATTCCAAAGGGAAGAGACcaggctttttctagttcttaGTACTTAGCCCAGTGCATTCACAAAATTTTAAGACTAGCAGCAATATCTGTAGTATGTACTGAAAACTCCAAAATGATGAGCCAGAATAAAATATTGGTGTTtttaacagactcacagatatagagagcagacttgtggttgccgaggggtgggctggtgggggagggatggattggaaattgggattagcagaggcaaactattatatacaggatggataaacaacaaggtcctgcacagggaaccatattcaatatcctatgacaaaccataatggaagagaatatgaagaacatatataactgagtcactttgct from Mesoplodon densirostris isolate mMesDen1 chromosome 16, mMesDen1 primary haplotype, whole genome shotgun sequence includes:
- the LOC132477033 gene encoding transmembrane protein 248 isoform X5, whose product is MVELIRIMFNINPLENLKVYISSRPPLVVFMISVSAMAIAFLTLGYFFKIKEIKSPEMAEDWNTFLLRFNDLDLCVSENETLKHLTNDTTALESTVTSGQARMSTQSPQSLEDSGPVNISVAITLTLDPLKPFGGYSRNVTHLYSTVLGHQIGLSGREAHEEINITFTLPTAWSSDDCALHGHCEQVVFTACMTLTAHPGVFPVTVQPPHCTPDTYSNATLWYKIFTTARDANTKYAQDYNPFWCYKGAIGKVYHALNPKLTVIVPDDDRSLINLHLMHTSYFLFVMVITMFCYAVIKGRPSKLRQSNPEFCPEKVALADA
- the LOC132477033 gene encoding transmembrane protein 248 isoform X6, which translates into the protein MFNINPLENLKVYISSRPPLVVFMISVSAMAIAFLTLGYFFKIKEIKSPEMAEDWNTFLLRFNDLDLCVSENETLKHLTNDTTALESTVTSGQARMSTQSPQSLEDSGPVNISVAITLTLDPLKPFGGYSRNVTHLYSTVLGHQIGLSGREAHEEINITFTLPTAWSSDDCALHGHCEQVVFTACMTLTAHPGVFPVTVQPPHCTPDTYSNATLWYKIFTTARDANTKYAQDYNPFWCYKGAIGKVYHALNPKLTVIVPDDDRSLINLHLMHTSYFLFVMVITMFCYAVIKGRPSKLRQSNPEFCPEKVALADA